From one Spirochaetaceae bacterium genomic stretch:
- the gltA gene encoding NADPH-dependent glutamate synthase, with protein sequence MSTLQEQAKTLLTQLKDKELTNKERLAIPVQDMPCQEAKERSHNMSEVALGYSAEQAMLEARRCLQCKNAPCIAGCPVGIDIPGFIKAIEDGDFSKGVAIIKETNMLPAICGRVCPQETQCMERCTVGKSLKDVEKAVMIGRLERFVADYEAAQGEVKTPAVAANTGKRVALVGSGPAALAAAGDLIKAGHTVEVFEAFQKLGGVTMYGIPEFRLPKTIVEAEIAGLKKMGVVFHTDFLVGRTRTIHQLIKDDGFDAVFVASGAGLPVFMNIPGENFIGVLSANEYLTRSNLMKAYHNESSTPIPRKKRVAVLGGGNVAMDAARTALRLGAEEVHIVYRRTAEEMPARLEEIHHAAEEGVIFDYLTQPIEVLGNDKSEVAGLKCLRCELGEPDSSGRRRPIAIAGSEFIMDVDLVIVAIGNSSNPLIRMTTPGLECNKWGNIVTNDDGKTSLDGVYAGGDIVLGAATVILAMGQGRTAAASISNYLK encoded by the coding sequence CTAAAGAGCGCAGCCACAATATGAGCGAAGTAGCTTTAGGTTACAGCGCCGAGCAAGCTATGCTGGAGGCGCGGCGTTGTTTGCAGTGTAAAAATGCCCCTTGTATAGCCGGTTGCCCGGTGGGCATAGATATTCCCGGCTTTATTAAAGCCATCGAGGACGGCGATTTTAGCAAAGGGGTAGCTATTATAAAAGAAACCAATATGCTGCCGGCCATTTGCGGGCGGGTTTGCCCGCAAGAAACCCAGTGTATGGAGCGTTGTACCGTGGGTAAAAGCCTAAAAGATGTGGAGAAGGCCGTAATGATTGGCCGTCTTGAGCGTTTTGTGGCCGACTACGAAGCTGCACAGGGCGAAGTTAAAACACCGGCGGTGGCCGCTAACACCGGCAAGCGTGTGGCTTTAGTGGGCAGCGGTCCGGCGGCCTTAGCGGCGGCCGGCGATTTAATTAAGGCCGGCCACACCGTAGAGGTTTTTGAGGCTTTTCAAAAGTTGGGCGGCGTTACCATGTACGGTATTCCCGAGTTTAGGTTGCCTAAAACAATTGTCGAGGCCGAAATTGCCGGCCTTAAAAAGATGGGTGTGGTTTTTCATACCGACTTTTTAGTTGGCCGCACCCGTACTATCCATCAACTTATTAAAGATGACGGTTTTGATGCCGTTTTTGTCGCCAGCGGGGCCGGTTTGCCGGTTTTTATGAATATTCCCGGCGAAAATTTTATCGGCGTACTTAGCGCTAACGAATATTTAACACGAAGTAATTTAATGAAAGCTTATCATAACGAAAGCAGCACGCCTATCCCGCGTAAAAAGAGGGTAGCGGTGCTGGGCGGCGGTAACGTAGCAATGGACGCTGCGCGTACGGCCCTGCGTTTAGGAGCCGAAGAGGTGCATATTGTTTACCGCCGTACCGCTGAAGAAATGCCGGCAAGGCTGGAAGAAATCCATCATGCCGCCGAAGAAGGGGTTATCTTCGATTATTTAACTCAGCCCATCGAGGTGCTTGGCAACGATAAAAGCGAAGTAGCCGGCTTAAAATGTTTGCGCTGCGAACTGGGCGAGCCGGATAGTTCAGGCCGCCGCCGTCCTATAGCGATTGCCGGCAGCGAGTTTATTATGGATGTAGATTTAGTAATTGTTGCTATTGGTAACAGCAGCAACCCGCTTATCCGTATGACGACGCCGGGCCTAGAGTGCAACAAATGGGGCAATATCGTTACCAACGATGACGGTAAAACCAGTTTAGATGGTGTTTATGCCGGCGGCGATATTGTGCTGGGAGCAGCTACCGTTATTTTAGCAATGGGACAGGGCCGCACAGCGGCGGCTTCTATTAGTAATTATTTAAAATAA